AACAGGTTCGTCTAACTTGTCCCCACCCATTTCCGGTCGAATTTTTGTCATAAGTAGAATTGTCAATCCGAAAAATAACGTGAGTAAAATACCTGGAATGATTCCGGCAATTAATAGTTTCCCGATGGACTGCTCTGTAATCACACCATAAATAATGAACATCGTACTTGGCGGAATAAGAATCCCGAGCGTACCACCAGCAACGATGGACCCACCCGACAATACTTTTGAATAATTGGCTTTTTCCATCTCTTTTGCTGCAGCTAGTCCAATCGTACTCGTTGTCGCTAAACTAGATCCAGAAGAAGAAGCGAAAACAGCTGATGCAGCAATTGTTGCTAAACCTAATCCGCCTCGTATACGTCCGAAAAACTTGCGGAATGTCGCAAATAATTCATCGGTAAATCCTGCTTGGAATAAAAATTGTCCCATTAATACAAATAGCGGGATAGTACTTAATGTATAGTTGTAACTGCGGTCCCATGCAATACTTTCAATAGCTGTGAACAATACCTTTTCATTTTTTAAATACATAATGGCAAAAAAGGCGGGCATAGCCATCGACAATACAATTGGAACACGCAAAAACATTAATATAAATACTGAAATGATAACCAATACACCGACAGTTTCCGGACTCATCGAATACCCCCTTCTATTCCTCCCATTTTTCGTAACCTTTCATCCTCAACAGTACTGTAATCTTTTGAAGAGCCATTAAAGCCCAGGCGATAAAACCGATAATCAGCAATATTTTCAACGGATAAAATTTATATCCAAGCAATACTGATGAGTGCTGCGCATCAAATTTTGTGTAGAACGCATACGCAACCGTAAGACTAAAGATTACTGTAAGAATAAGAGAGAAGATATTTAATATTTTCTGTATTGTAGAAGGAAAATGGTCTACTATAATTCCAACTTCCACATGCCCATTTTTATACTCTGTGTAGGCCAGTGCACCGGCAATTAAAATAACCATCCCTAACTGTACAATTTCGATATCCCCAATGATCGGTTTATGAAGTGCACGCGCAACTGCAGCTACTCCAACGAAAAGCATCATCAACGTCAGCGATATGTAAGCAATGTAAGCAACAGCCATGGAAAAGCCTTTCGCAAATTTATCAAAAAATGCCATGATTACCCCTCCTTTTTAGTAAGAAGGGTAAAAGCAAATTCAAAGCTTTTACCCCTATTAGGATTACTTAGGAACGTCTACCCCTGCAGTCTCCAGCAATTCCGTATAGTAATCGACCATTGCTTGACCATCATATCCACGTTTTGTCGCTTCAGCTGCCCAATCTTCCATTTGTTTTTTGATCGGAGCTTTCCATTCAGCAAACTCCTGTTCAGTAGGCTCGTAAACACCGCCGCCATTTTTAGCAACTAATTCTTCGTACTTCGCGATATTTTTCACAGCTGTATTAATATACATTTCTGTGCAAAGCTCATTGAATTTTGGTCCAAGGTCATTAATCATTAATTCCTGTAAATCTTCAGGAAGAGAATTTAAAAAGTCTGTATTAATATAGAACGGCATTACACTTACAGCTACGTCCGCTTTCGTCATCCATTTCGTAACTTCATCGAATTTGTAACCGATTGCACCAACACCCGTGTAAACAGCATAATCCGTAATTCCACGTTCCAATGCTTCGTAAAGATCCGCATTCGACATTGAAACCGGCACTGCGCCTAATGTTTTCAGTAATTCAATACGTCCTGCAACACTATCCGAAACTTTCTTGTTTTTTAAATCGGCTACAGATTTAAGAGGCTCTTCACCGAAAATCTGGTAGGCATCTGTTGATGTAACACCTAAATACGTTACATCATCCGAAATATCCATACCGTACTTTTCAATAAATGGTCCCATTACTTCAGGAACTAAATCCGGAGATTGCAGTAAGAACGGAATATCTCCAATTGTTGTCGGGAATACATCCGTATCCGCGTGTAACCCCGGAATAATGAATCCTGCATCATATACACCTGCTTCAATATCCGCATAACCAGAACTTAGAGAGCCTAGTGCTGCACCAGAATAAACATTCGCTTTTAAACGCCCATCCGTTTTTTCTTCTATATATTCCGCCCAAGGTTCTGCTACTTGCTTAATGAAATCGCTTGATGCCGAAGCCGAGAAGTTTGTATCGAATTCATATACATCTGAATCAGATCCAGCGTCTGCACTGCTGCAGCCTACTAATAAAATTGATAACATTGCCCCCGAAAGATACATTCCTAACTTACGTGTTTTCATCCCTTTTCCCCCTTGTTATTAAATATTTACGAATTCAATTGTTCCACCTTTGCTCCGTTAAAATGAGGCATTACTTTTTCCGCGAATAGATTCATAGATTTCAGCACTTGTTCTTGAGGCTGACCGCCAATATTCATCCATAAAATAATATTGTTTAGTCCAGTTTCTTTTCTGAAACGCTCAATATCTTCAACTACTTTTTCAGGTGAACCGACTAACGTATTTTCTGATTGCAGGAAACGATCATAATCAACGTTACGTTCACGGTCAATAACACCGAACGTCGGACGGTTATCACGTTCGCTCATATACCACTCAAGTCCAGCACGGTACTCTTTTTGTGCCTGTTCTGTCGTTTCAGCAACATAACAGAATAATAGCTTTCCAGAACGCGAGATAGCGCTTTCAACATATTCTTCAGAAAGCCCCGAATTCAGTGCCGATTCACGGTACAGCTTAATTTTATGTTTTGTATCTTCATTCGTGATACCGCCAAGCATGAAAGAATGCCCTTGTTCAGCTGCATTGATCATCGATGCATCATTTCCCGATACCATTACAAAAATAGGCGGACCATCTTTTTGAATCGGACGCGGATATACCGGAATGTTGTTAATATTGTAGAACTGACCAGAGTAAGTTACGCGCTCAGACTGGATTGCCGCTTTTAAAATATCCAAAGATTCCAAATATTTAGCATGTCTTTCATCAAAGTCGATATTGTATGCATCAAACTCCAGCTTATCGTAGCCCTTACCTACACCTAAATAAAGTCGGCCATTACTGATAACATCTACTAAGTTCATATCTTCAGCTACTTGTAATGGATGGTGCAGCGGTAAACGTGTTACCCCTGTAGCAAGCTTAATGTTTTTAGTGATTGCAGCTGCCGCTGATAAATAAACAGCCGTATTACTTACAACACCATAAGCACGTGCATTATGTTCAGCAATCCAAGCCGCTTCATAGCCTAATTCATCTGCCATTTTAATTTGTTCCAACCCGTCATTCAGCTCTTCAGCGTCAGTTTTCGTCGGTGGAATTGAGTTCAGGAAAAATAAACCAAACTTCATTTCTTTACTTGTGTTAGTCATTTAAGTTCACTCCTAAGTTTTTTATTTGGTAGTTTTATAAAACGCCCTTGTCACATCGAGCTTATTTTTAATAAAGCAATTTTTGTACCAAACTAGCAAATATTATTCTTTTTATAATATTTTTTGTATTTTCTTCATTAAATAATGAAAAAGTCATACAAAACGATCAGAACATCCTCTTTAATATTTTTTGGAGGCAAATTAAAAAGAAATGGATGTTTCAAACTTAAAACATCCATTTCGCTTTTGAAACGTAATTATTATTTGAATTTCTTCCTTATTATACTGCTTTCAACGACTGCTTTAATTCCTCAATTAATAGAGGAATCACTTCGAATAAATCACCGACAATACCATAGTCTGCAATCGAGAATATATTCGCTTCCGGATCTTTATTGATTGCAACAATAATTTTCGAATTGGACATACCCGCCACATGTTGAATGGCTCCGGAAATTCCGCATGCAATATATAAATCCGGTGTAACCACTTTCCCTGTTTGGCCGATTTGCAGTGCATAATCGCAGTACCCTGCATCACATGCACCGCGTGAAGCTCCGACTGTTCCGTCTAATAATTCCGCCAGTTCACGCAGCATTTCAAATGTATCTGCACTTTTTATCCCGCGACCGCCTGAAACAATGACTTTCGCTTCGGATAAATCAACACCTGAAGAAACTTTGCGGACAACTTCTTTTACTACTGTCTTCAAGTCTACCAATTCAACTTCCTTCACTGTAATGTCACCTTGGCGAGAAGAATCAGTCTGTAATACTTCAATATTGTTCGGACGTACTGTCACAAGAACTGTTTCTGTTTTCCCATGTGTTTTTTCAAATGCTTTCCCGGCATAAATCGGTCTTGTAAATACGGCATCCTGCTTTTGCCCTTCAATACTTACTACGTCAGATAACAAAGCCGCATTTAATCGTCCGGCGATACGTGGAGCGACGTCTTTTCCAATCGATGTATGACCAAATACGATACCTGTTGGCTGTTCTTCATTAATAACTTGCATCAATGCTTGTGTGAAATTTTCGGCAGTCGGTGTATGTAGCTGCTCATTGCTTACTAAAATAGCGCGATCTGCTCCGGCATGAATCATCGCCTGTCCATGCTTGCTGTCAGCTGTACCAAGTACAACCGCCACAACTTCACTTTCATCATCCCACTGCTTTGCCAGACTGATCGTTTCAAAAGATACGTTACGCAATCCATTATCTCTTAATTCTGCAACCGCTATAAATTTACTCATATTATTTCATCCTCCTTAAATAACTTTTACGTCCGTACGTAAAATCTGAATTAGTTCCTGTACTTGCTTCGCAGGCTCGCCTTGTAAAATAACGCCCGATGATTTCGGTTTCGGTAAATAAATCTCTTTCGTTTCCGTTAATCCTTCGAGATCTTCTAAATCAAGGTCATCCAATTCCAATGTTTCAAGCGATTTTTTCTTCGCCTTCATAATTCCCGGCAGTGAAGGATAACGCGGTTCGTTTAATCCTTGCTGACAAGTTACTAATATCGGTAAAGGGATTTCAATGATTTCACTGTTTCCTTCCACATCACGTGTAATTTTTGCTTTACCGCCTTCAATAGCCAGCTCGGTAATAGTCGTTACAGCATTGATGCCTAATAACTCGGCAACTAGTGGGCCAACTTGTCCTGAACCGCCGTCAATTGCCATATTTCCTGCTAAAATCAGATCCGGCTCTTTGTCTTTTAAGTATTCGGCTAAAATACCTGAAGTCGTAGATGCGTCACCATTTCCAACATCTTCATCTTCAATAAGCACTGCTTCATCTGCACCCATTGCCAATGCTGTACGCAACTGTTTTTCCGCGTCTTCTCCGCCTACCGAAACAACGACAACTTTCCCGCCATGTGCATCGCGTTGTAGAATCGCTTCTTCAACCGCATATTCGTCGTAAGGATTTATAATAAATTCGGCCTCATTGTCTTTGATTTTCCCATTCTCGATCACGATTTTTTCTTCCGTATGAAACGTTGTTTTTAATAGAACATAAATATTCATCTTTGTTATCCTCCTATACTTGTAAATTCTCAACAATTGTAGAGATACCTAAACCGCCTGCAATACATAATGTAACAAGTCCGTACCGTTCTCCTCGGCGCTCCATCTCATGAAGCAGTTTTGTCATTAAAATTGCACCTGTTGCTCCAATCGGGTGACCAAATGCAATGGCTCCACCATTTACGTTAATTCGGTCAACTGGGATGTCCCACTCTTTAATAACGGCCAGTGATTGCGCGGCGAAAGCTTCATTTAACTCGATTAACCCGATGTCCTGTAAAGTAAGCCCGGCTTGTTTCAATGCTTTTTGTGTCGCCGGCACTGGACCAATACCCATAATTTCCGGTGATACACCGGCTGCTGCCTGGGCAATAATACGAGCTTTCGGTTTAAAACCGTGTTTTTGGGCTGCTTCTTCCGATGCGATTAATAAGGCAGAAGCACCATCATTTCTTCCGCTACTATTACCGGCAGTTACAGTCCCGTCTTTTTTAAATACCGCTTTAAGTTTTGCCAAATCTTCTACACTCGATAAACGCGGGTGTTCATCCGTATCAAAAGTGATGGTCGATTTTCTTTGTTTAATTTCATATGGCACGATTTCGGATTTGAAAATGCCTTTATTTATTGCATCATGTGCCAGTTGCTGGCTGCGGTATGCGAATTCATCTTGCTCCTTACGTGAAATACTGTACTTAACGGCTAAGTTTTCAGCAGTTTCTCCCATCGTAAAAGAACCGTATTGATCTATCGGCTGTGAACGTGGCTGACTTTCTGTGTTCGGATCCAAAATCTGACCGTTGCCTGCTCCATAACCGTAGCGGCCGTTGCGGATATAATATGGTGCCGTGCTCATGCTTTCTACACCACCCGCGATAATAAAGTCCGCCAAACCTCCGCCGATTTGCAGTGCGGCATTATTGATTGCCTGTAAACCGGATCCGCATTGGCGGTGCACAGTGTACCCCGGTATTTCTATTGGCAGTTGTGCTCTTAGTGAAGCTACACGTGCTAAATTCGGTGTATCGGTACTTTGTTTTCCCTGTCCTAAAATGATTTCATCGATTAGCTGTGCATCAATATTTGTGCGGCGTGTAATTTCATTTAGTACAGTTCCGCCCAAATAATCGGCCTCTACATCTTTCAGGCTCCCGCCCAGCTTTCCGATCGCTGTTCTGACCGAATCGATAATGACAATGTTTGACATAGCAAATTCCCCTTTAATCGTATTTATAAAAACCTTCTCCAGATTTACGTCCAAGCTTTCCTGCCTTCACATACTTTGTGAGCAGTGGACATGGTCTGTATTTTTCACCAAGTGTTTCATACAAATATTGCATATTGCGCAACCTTGAATCCAAGCCGACCAGATCCGCTAATTCCAATGGACCCATCGGATGGTTTAATCCTAATTTCAAAGCTTTGTCGATATCTTCAGCAGATGCAACCCCTTCCATGAGCATGTTCATCGCTTCATTGCCGATCAGACAATTCATGCGGCTTGTTACAAACCCCGGGAATTCATTCACTTCAACGACTTCCTTATTCATTTGAAGTGCTGCCTGTTTCACTTTTTCATATGTTTCATCAGATGTATCCAAACCACGAACGACTTCCACCAGCTTCATGCGCGGTACTGGATTGAAGAAATGCATCGCAATCGTTTGATTCGCCCGTTTCGTCTGGGCACCGATTTCAGTCGGACTCATCGTCGAAGTATTCGTCGCCAAAATTGTATGCGGCGGACAAAGCTGATCGAGTTTCTGGAATACTTCGATTTTCAAAGCCATATCTTCAAGGACTGCTTCGATGACTAAATCTGCTTCCCGTCCTGCCTCTTCTAAACTCGTTGTATAGTGAATGTTGGCGATCAGTTGGCGATCCTCTTCTTTTGCATAGCCTCTATCAATCGATTTATTCAAGTCTTTCTCAATTTGCTGCTTTGCATTTTGAAGACTTTGTTCTGAAATATCATGCAATGTTACGTTAAAATTTGCTAATGCAGCAGAATAGGCGATACCTCTTCCCATTACACCTGCTCCAATTACAGAAATCGTTTTCATTTTCAAACCTCGTTTCTTGTTTCAATTCTTCATTTTGTTTCATAAATGGAATATTCAGTTTACTTTTGAAACACTTTACTTTCCTACGAAATGGGATTCTCTTTTTTCCAGGAAAGCTGTTGTACCTTCCAACTTATCTTCGCTTTCAAACACAATTGCCTGTGTAAGCTTTTCCAGTTTTAATGCGGCTTCCAAATTCAGATCGAAGCCTTGATGAACGACAGCTTTAACCAGTTTCAATGCAAGCGGCCCTTTTGAAACAATCGACTTTGTATAGTCCATCGTTTCTTCCAACAGTAATTCTGAAGGAACTACCTTTGACACTAAGCCAATATGTTCCGCTCTGTCAGCATTGATGATGGCTCCTGTCAAAATCATATCCAAAGCTCTGCCTTTCCCGATAATTCTTGATAAGCGTTGTGTGCCGCCCCCGCCTGGTATAATCCCCAAGTTCAATTCCGGTAGGCCAAAC
Above is a window of Solibacillus isronensis DNA encoding:
- a CDS encoding TRAP transporter small permease, which translates into the protein MAFFDKFAKGFSMAVAYIAYISLTLMMLFVGVAAVARALHKPIIGDIEIVQLGMVILIAGALAYTEYKNGHVEVGIIVDHFPSTIQKILNIFSLILTVIFSLTVAYAFYTKFDAQHSSVLLGYKFYPLKILLIIGFIAWALMALQKITVLLRMKGYEKWEE
- the dctP gene encoding TRAP transporter substrate-binding protein DctP; amino-acid sequence: MKTRKLGMYLSGAMLSILLVGCSSADAGSDSDVYEFDTNFSASASSDFIKQVAEPWAEYIEEKTDGRLKANVYSGAALGSLSSGYADIEAGVYDAGFIIPGLHADTDVFPTTIGDIPFLLQSPDLVPEVMGPFIEKYGMDISDDVTYLGVTSTDAYQIFGEEPLKSVADLKNKKVSDSVAGRIELLKTLGAVPVSMSNADLYEALERGITDYAVYTGVGAIGYKFDEVTKWMTKADVAVSVMPFYINTDFLNSLPEDLQELMINDLGPKFNELCTEMYINTAVKNIAKYEELVAKNGGGVYEPTEQEFAEWKAPIKKQMEDWAAEATKRGYDGQAMVDYYTELLETAGVDVPK
- a CDS encoding LLM class flavin-dependent oxidoreductase, coding for MTNTSKEMKFGLFFLNSIPPTKTDAEELNDGLEQIKMADELGYEAAWIAEHNARAYGVVSNTAVYLSAAAAITKNIKLATGVTRLPLHHPLQVAEDMNLVDVISNGRLYLGVGKGYDKLEFDAYNIDFDERHAKYLESLDILKAAIQSERVTYSGQFYNINNIPVYPRPIQKDGPPIFVMVSGNDASMINAAEQGHSFMLGGITNEDTKHKIKLYRESALNSGLSEEYVESAISRSGKLLFCYVAETTEQAQKEYRAGLEWYMSERDNRPTFGVIDRERNVDYDRFLQSENTLVGSPEKVVEDIERFRKETGLNNIILWMNIGGQPQEQVLKSMNLFAEKVMPHFNGAKVEQLNS
- a CDS encoding electron transfer flavoprotein subunit alpha/FixB family protein codes for the protein MSKFIAVAELRDNGLRNVSFETISLAKQWDDESEVVAVVLGTADSKHGQAMIHAGADRAILVSNEQLHTPTAENFTQALMQVINEEQPTGIVFGHTSIGKDVAPRIAGRLNAALLSDVVSIEGQKQDAVFTRPIYAGKAFEKTHGKTETVLVTVRPNNIEVLQTDSSRQGDITVKEVELVDLKTVVKEVVRKVSSGVDLSEAKVIVSGGRGIKSADTFEMLRELAELLDGTVGASRGACDAGYCDYALQIGQTGKVVTPDLYIACGISGAIQHVAGMSNSKIIVAINKDPEANIFSIADYGIVGDLFEVIPLLIEELKQSLKAV
- a CDS encoding electron transfer flavoprotein subunit beta/FixA family protein, whose translation is MNIYVLLKTTFHTEEKIVIENGKIKDNEAEFIINPYDEYAVEEAILQRDAHGGKVVVVSVGGEDAEKQLRTALAMGADEAVLIEDEDVGNGDASTTSGILAEYLKDKEPDLILAGNMAIDGGSGQVGPLVAELLGINAVTTITELAIEGGKAKITRDVEGNSEIIEIPLPILVTCQQGLNEPRYPSLPGIMKAKKKSLETLELDDLDLEDLEGLTETKEIYLPKPKSSGVILQGEPAKQVQELIQILRTDVKVI
- a CDS encoding thiolase family protein; the protein is MSNIVIIDSVRTAIGKLGGSLKDVEADYLGGTVLNEITRRTNIDAQLIDEIILGQGKQSTDTPNLARVASLRAQLPIEIPGYTVHRQCGSGLQAINNAALQIGGGLADFIIAGGVESMSTAPYYIRNGRYGYGAGNGQILDPNTESQPRSQPIDQYGSFTMGETAENLAVKYSISRKEQDEFAYRSQQLAHDAINKGIFKSEIVPYEIKQRKSTITFDTDEHPRLSSVEDLAKLKAVFKKDGTVTAGNSSGRNDGASALLIASEEAAQKHGFKPKARIIAQAAAGVSPEIMGIGPVPATQKALKQAGLTLQDIGLIELNEAFAAQSLAVIKEWDIPVDRINVNGGAIAFGHPIGATGAILMTKLLHEMERRGERYGLVTLCIAGGLGISTIVENLQV
- a CDS encoding 3-hydroxyacyl-CoA dehydrogenase family protein, encoding MKTISVIGAGVMGRGIAYSAALANFNVTLHDISEQSLQNAKQQIEKDLNKSIDRGYAKEEDRQLIANIHYTTSLEEAGREADLVIEAVLEDMALKIEVFQKLDQLCPPHTILATNTSTMSPTEIGAQTKRANQTIAMHFFNPVPRMKLVEVVRGLDTSDETYEKVKQAALQMNKEVVEVNEFPGFVTSRMNCLIGNEAMNMLMEGVASAEDIDKALKLGLNHPMGPLELADLVGLDSRLRNMQYLYETLGEKYRPCPLLTKYVKAGKLGRKSGEGFYKYD
- a CDS encoding enoyl-CoA hydratase/isomerase family protein, yielding MDFQNIIVAKEQHIGFITINRPEVRNALDSYTYEEIEQALKKFEKDEQVIVVILTGSGEKAFASGADIGQLQQRRFADALEPGLQGLCKTIEESGKIVIAAVNGYALGGGCELALACDIRIASNTAKFGLPELNLGIIPGGGGTQRLSRIIGKGRALDMILTGAIINADRAEHIGLVSKVVPSELLLEETMDYTKSIVSKGPLALKLVKAVVHQGFDLNLEAALKLEKLTQAIVFESEDKLEGTTAFLEKRESHFVGK